One segment of Pyrococcus sp. ST04 DNA contains the following:
- a CDS encoding glycosyltransferase, whose product MFEVKKFEGEGKKLEDYREIIGEQSYLRILEKAENLKDKEVVHINSTSFGGGVAEILHNLVPLMNSIGVNTKWFVIEGSQEFFNVTKTIHNALQGNMELKFTEDMKEIYLKTNEENAKDRDLEEFDFIIVHDPQPLPLIRFYRKTKPWIWRCHIDVSEPNPEFWNYLYPIVEMYDKYIFHLEEYIRPELTRDKAVVMPPSIDPLSEKNRELSYSEVIRILEKFDVDPERPIITQVSRFDPWKGIFDVIQVYRKVKERIPEVQLLLVSVMAHDDPEAWTYFEKVLRKIGEDYDIKVLTNLIGVHAREVNAFQRASDIILQLSTREGFGLAVTEAMWKEKPVIGRAVGGIKIQIIDGKTGYLVKDVKEAAEKTVYLLRHPEIAKEMGKNAKARVLQEFIITKHLERYLDLLSSL is encoded by the coding sequence ATGTTTGAAGTTAAAAAATTTGAAGGAGAAGGGAAAAAGTTGGAGGATTATAGAGAAATAATTGGAGAACAGTCATACCTGAGAATACTCGAAAAAGCTGAAAACTTGAAAGATAAAGAAGTCGTGCATATAAATTCAACATCATTTGGCGGCGGCGTTGCAGAGATACTCCACAACCTCGTTCCACTAATGAACAGCATTGGAGTTAACACCAAATGGTTCGTAATAGAAGGCTCACAAGAGTTCTTTAACGTGACCAAAACCATCCATAATGCCCTACAAGGCAATATGGAACTTAAATTTACGGAGGATATGAAAGAAATATATCTGAAAACTAATGAAGAAAATGCCAAGGATAGAGATTTAGAAGAATTCGATTTTATAATTGTTCATGACCCCCAACCACTCCCCCTCATAAGGTTTTATAGAAAAACAAAACCTTGGATCTGGAGATGTCACATAGACGTTAGTGAACCAAATCCCGAATTCTGGAATTATCTATACCCAATAGTTGAAATGTATGACAAATACATATTCCACCTTGAAGAATACATTAGACCAGAGCTCACAAGGGACAAAGCAGTTGTAATGCCACCTTCAATAGATCCTCTGAGTGAAAAGAACAGAGAGCTAAGTTACTCAGAGGTAATAAGGATATTAGAAAAATTTGACGTAGATCCAGAAAGGCCAATAATAACTCAGGTATCACGGTTTGACCCATGGAAAGGTATTTTTGATGTAATACAAGTATACAGAAAAGTTAAGGAAAGAATTCCAGAAGTACAACTCCTTTTAGTTAGTGTAATGGCCCATGATGATCCCGAAGCATGGACTTATTTTGAAAAGGTTCTAAGGAAAATTGGAGAGGATTATGATATCAAAGTGCTCACAAATTTGATAGGTGTCCATGCAAGAGAAGTTAATGCATTCCAAAGAGCTAGTGACATAATCCTTCAGCTTTCTACAAGAGAAGGGTTCGGACTCGCCGTGACCGAGGCTATGTGGAAAGAAAAGCCAGTAATTGGTAGAGCTGTTGGAGGAATAAAGATACAAATAATAGATGGAAAAACAGGTTACCTTGTTAAGGATGTTAAAGAAGCAGCCGAAAAAACTGTCTATTTACTAAGGCACCCAGAAATTGCAAAGGAAATGGGCAAAAATGCAAAGGCCAGAGTATTGCAAGAGTTCATAATAACTAAGCATTTAGAGAGGTATCTTGACTTACTATCTTCTTTATAA
- a CDS encoding ABC transporter ATP-binding protein, giving the protein MAGVVLVGVWKVFGDFVAVRDLNLEVKDGEFLVLLGPSGCGKTTTLRMIAGLEEPSKGRIYIGEKLVADAEKGVFIPPKERDVAMVFQSYALYPHMTVYENIAFPLKLRKTPKQEIEKRVREVAEMLGLEELLNRKPRELSGGQRQRVALGRAIIRRPKVFLMDEPLSNLDAKLRVRMRSELKRLQRRLGVTTIYVTHDQVEAMTMGDRIAVMNKGILQQIGTPEEIYHKPKNTFTASFIGTPPINLIPGTVTENLDIDVGEFIITLLDEQKELLKDYIGKEVILGIRPEDVYPSPSGFSMKIDLIENLGGDVILHLTRGDVEILAKLTKSREFKEGETIKVVFNKERIHVFDKSSGEAIF; this is encoded by the coding sequence TTGGCGGGTGTTGTTTTGGTTGGTGTTTGGAAGGTTTTTGGGGATTTCGTTGCAGTGAGGGATTTAAACTTGGAGGTAAAGGATGGGGAATTCCTAGTCCTCCTCGGCCCAAGTGGGTGCGGAAAAACAACAACACTAAGAATGATTGCAGGATTAGAGGAACCAAGCAAGGGGAGAATATACATTGGAGAAAAACTAGTGGCTGATGCTGAAAAAGGAGTATTCATTCCACCAAAGGAGAGGGACGTGGCAATGGTCTTTCAAAGCTATGCCCTCTACCCCCACATGACAGTGTACGAGAACATAGCCTTCCCACTAAAACTCAGAAAAACTCCAAAACAAGAAATCGAGAAGAGGGTTAGGGAAGTGGCGGAAATGCTCGGACTAGAAGAACTACTAAACAGGAAGCCAAGAGAATTATCAGGAGGACAAAGACAAAGAGTCGCACTAGGAAGGGCCATAATTAGAAGACCAAAAGTCTTCCTAATGGACGAGCCGTTAAGTAATTTAGATGCAAAGTTGAGGGTGAGGATGAGGAGTGAGTTGAAGAGGTTACAGAGGAGGTTGGGGGTTACTACAATTTACGTTACTCATGATCAAGTTGAGGCAATGACGATGGGGGACAGGATTGCAGTCATGAACAAGGGCATCCTCCAACAAATAGGAACCCCCGAAGAAATCTACCACAAACCAAAAAACACCTTCACAGCAAGCTTCATAGGAACACCACCCATAAACCTTATTCCAGGAACTGTGACGGAGAACCTTGATATTGACGTTGGGGAATTTATTATCACCTTACTAGATGAACAAAAAGAGCTTCTAAAAGACTACATTGGAAAAGAAGTTATACTTGGAATAAGGCCAGAAGATGTCTATCCATCTCCCTCTGGATTCTCAATGAAAATTGATCTCATAGAGAACCTCGGTGGGGATGTTATTCTACATCTCACAAGAGGAGATGTGGAAATATTAGCGAAACTAACTAAGAGCAGAGAATTTAAGGAAGGAGAGACAATAAAAGTTGTATTTAACAAAGAGAGAATCCATGTTTTCGATAAAAGCTCTGGTGAAGCAATCTTCTAA
- a CDS encoding phosphoglycolate phosphatase, which yields MRIRAISIDIDGTITYPDRKVDEEALKAIREAESQGIPIMLVTGNTVQFAEAASILLGTSGPVVAEDGGALSYKKKRIFLATMDEEWVLWNEIKKRYPNARTSHTMPDRRAGLVIMRETIDVETVRSIIKELGLNLVAVDSGFAIHVKKPWINKGFGIEKACELLGINPKEVAHIGDGENDLDAFKVVGYRIAVAQAPESLKASADYVTKNTYGKGGAEGIRHVLSLL from the coding sequence GTGAGAATAAGGGCAATCTCAATTGATATAGATGGAACAATAACATATCCCGATAGAAAGGTTGATGAGGAGGCCCTGAAAGCTATAAGGGAAGCTGAATCTCAAGGAATTCCTATAATGCTTGTTACTGGCAACACAGTTCAGTTTGCCGAAGCCGCTAGCATACTCCTGGGCACTTCTGGACCTGTAGTTGCTGAAGATGGAGGTGCTCTTTCTTACAAGAAGAAGAGGATATTTTTAGCTACAATGGACGAGGAGTGGGTGCTATGGAACGAAATCAAAAAGAGATACCCAAACGCTAGAACGAGTCACACCATGCCTGATAGGAGGGCAGGTTTGGTGATAATGAGAGAGACTATAGATGTTGAAACAGTTAGGAGCATTATAAAGGAACTTGGTCTTAACTTAGTTGCGGTGGATTCTGGTTTTGCTATACACGTTAAGAAGCCATGGATAAATAAGGGATTTGGAATAGAAAAGGCATGCGAGTTATTGGGGATAAACCCTAAGGAGGTCGCCCATATAGGAGATGGGGAAAATGATCTAGATGCGTTCAAGGTTGTTGGTTATAGAATTGCTGTAGCCCAAGCTCCAGAGTCTTTGAAGGCAAGTGCTGACTATGTCACAAAAAATACATACGGAAAAGGAGGAGCTGAAGGTATAAGACACGTGCTTTCGCTTCTTTAG
- a CDS encoding prenyltransferase/squalene oxidase repeat-containing protein, translating to MGSKLDELSRFVNVQKVLEYLEKRRHEDGGYCFVSQLADTNINDTYYAVKTYLLLGLEVPEKERTIEFLYKSAQMQTAAVGVAIAIEALSLLGAKDLAREKLELLFKKYNPTENKFAVGLGGSEEFGTATPLEATYWASKAMKALNYKPTREMSEKMIEFINSFKMGDGFGVEHPTTTMTYQAIFSLRFLGKRIETKHFEKCEVCGDWGGFTEVPNSLPPYIEPTFYALRGLELLGKRATCVRRHIRFIRSLQNPNGGFRRSYELGISNFQNTYRAMASLEVLLKWL from the coding sequence ATGGGCTCGAAGCTTGATGAACTCAGCAGATTTGTTAATGTTCAAAAGGTTTTGGAGTATCTAGAAAAAAGAAGGCATGAGGATGGAGGATACTGTTTCGTTTCCCAACTCGCAGATACCAATATAAACGACACATATTACGCAGTAAAGACATACTTACTCTTAGGTCTCGAAGTCCCAGAGAAAGAGAGGACAATAGAATTCCTATACAAATCCGCTCAGATGCAGACAGCAGCTGTCGGTGTAGCAATAGCCATTGAAGCCCTATCCCTCCTGGGGGCTAAGGATTTAGCCAGAGAGAAATTAGAACTACTATTTAAAAAGTACAACCCAACCGAGAACAAGTTCGCAGTTGGACTTGGTGGAAGTGAGGAATTTGGAACTGCAACCCCCCTAGAGGCTACTTATTGGGCCTCAAAGGCCATGAAGGCACTTAACTATAAGCCAACAAGGGAAATGAGTGAAAAGATGATTGAATTTATAAACAGCTTCAAAATGGGGGATGGCTTTGGAGTTGAACATCCAACAACAACAATGACGTATCAGGCAATATTCTCATTGAGATTTCTTGGCAAGAGAATAGAAACGAAACACTTCGAAAAATGTGAGGTTTGTGGTGACTGGGGAGGATTCACTGAGGTGCCAAATTCTCTTCCCCCCTACATAGAACCAACATTTTACGCTCTAAGGGGATTGGAGTTACTCGGCAAGAGGGCAACATGTGTCAGAAGGCATATAAGATTCATCAGATCACTGCAGAATCCAAATGGAGGTTTTAGAAGAAGCTACGAGCTTGGAATTTCAAATTTCCAGAACACATACAGAGCAATGGCCAGCTTGGAGGTTCTACTTAAATGGCTGTGA
- a CDS encoding class I SAM-dependent methyltransferase family protein produces the protein MALGVKVPKKDGEKIRRMLIDIGAYNPEYKIKREGDFLIIPVKYPVEGLTVIEADLERVNRRPNSYKEIVNIPPSLKTLLPTSFDIIGDIAIIEIPEKLLEYRKEIGEAILKVHKGIKAVFMKGSKVQGKYRVRELIHIAGVRKTETIHRENGIRLKLDVSKVYFSPRLATERRRIYERSKEGEIVFDMFAGVGPYSILLAKKVKMVFACDINPWAIIYLEENIRINKINNVVPILGDVRKVAGKLKADRIIMNLPRYAGEFLREAFMSIKNEGVIHYYGFGPEHDPYGEHIARIEKISEEFDAKIKILDKRIIRNYAPRQYNIALDFQVIFS, from the coding sequence ATGGCACTTGGAGTGAAAGTTCCCAAAAAGGATGGAGAAAAGATAAGGAGGATGCTAATTGATATTGGAGCATATAATCCAGAATATAAGATAAAAAGAGAGGGAGACTTCCTTATAATACCAGTAAAGTATCCAGTAGAGGGATTAACCGTAATTGAGGCCGATCTCGAGAGAGTGAATAGAAGGCCAAATAGTTACAAAGAGATTGTTAATATTCCCCCCTCTCTCAAGACCCTCCTCCCCACATCCTTTGATATAATTGGGGACATTGCAATAATAGAGATACCAGAGAAGCTGCTGGAGTACAGAAAGGAGATTGGAGAGGCAATACTGAAAGTTCACAAGGGAATAAAAGCCGTTTTTATGAAGGGAAGCAAAGTTCAGGGGAAATATAGGGTCAGAGAGTTAATTCACATAGCAGGAGTTAGAAAAACCGAGACAATTCACAGGGAAAATGGGATAAGACTAAAACTTGATGTGTCAAAAGTCTACTTCTCCCCAAGACTGGCAACGGAAAGGAGAAGAATTTATGAGAGAAGTAAGGAAGGAGAAATAGTATTCGACATGTTCGCTGGAGTTGGCCCATATTCAATTCTTCTAGCAAAGAAGGTAAAGATGGTGTTTGCATGTGATATAAATCCATGGGCCATTATTTACCTGGAGGAGAACATCAGAATTAACAAAATTAACAATGTTGTTCCAATTCTTGGGGACGTTAGAAAAGTTGCAGGTAAGTTAAAGGCGGACAGAATAATAATGAACCTACCAAGATATGCAGGTGAATTCCTCAGAGAAGCATTTATGAGCATAAAAAATGAAGGAGTTATCCATTATTATGGCTTTGGACCTGAACATGATCCATATGGAGAGCATATAGCAAGAATTGAGAAAATTTCTGAGGAATTCGACGCCAAAATAAAGATTCTAGATAAAAGAATAATAAGGAACTATGCTCCAAGACAGTACAACATCGCCCTGGACTTCCAAGTCATCTTTTCATAA
- the fen gene encoding flap endonuclease-1 gives MGVPIGELVPRKEIELESLYGRKVAIDALNAIYQFLSTIRQRDGTPLMDSKGRITSHLSGLFYRTINLMEAGIKPAYVFDGKPPEFKKRELEKRKEAREEAEIKWKEALAKGDIEEARKYAQRATRVNEMLIEDAKKLLELMGIPVIQAPSEGEAQAAYMASKGKVYASASQDYDSLLFGAPRLVRNLTITGKRKLPGKNIYVEIKPELIVLDEVLSSLKLTREKLIELAILVGTDYNPGGIKGIGPKKALEIVRHSKDPLAKFQRQSDVDLYAIKEFFLNPPVTDDYKLQWREPDEEGILRFLCDEHDFSEERVKNGLERLKKAVKAGKQSTLESWFMKR, from the coding sequence ATGGGAGTTCCCATAGGAGAGCTGGTTCCTAGGAAGGAGATTGAACTCGAGAGTTTATATGGAAGAAAAGTAGCTATAGATGCACTTAACGCTATTTACCAATTCCTTTCAACAATAAGACAGAGGGATGGGACTCCTCTTATGGACTCTAAGGGAAGGATAACATCACACTTGAGTGGACTGTTTTACAGGACAATTAACCTTATGGAAGCTGGTATAAAGCCTGCATACGTCTTTGATGGAAAGCCTCCAGAATTCAAAAAGAGGGAGCTAGAGAAAAGAAAAGAGGCGAGAGAAGAAGCGGAAATCAAATGGAAAGAAGCGTTAGCTAAGGGGGACATCGAAGAGGCCCGGAAATATGCCCAGAGAGCAACTAGAGTAAATGAGATGCTGATAGAGGATGCCAAAAAGTTGCTTGAGCTAATGGGAATTCCCGTGATTCAGGCCCCCAGTGAAGGAGAGGCCCAAGCGGCATATATGGCATCAAAGGGAAAGGTTTATGCCTCTGCAAGTCAAGATTACGATTCTCTCCTCTTTGGTGCTCCAAGACTAGTCAGAAACTTAACGATAACTGGAAAGAGGAAACTTCCTGGCAAGAACATCTACGTTGAGATAAAACCTGAGCTGATAGTTCTTGATGAAGTTCTCAGCTCGCTCAAGCTAACAAGAGAGAAGTTAATTGAGCTTGCCATCTTAGTCGGCACTGACTACAATCCTGGCGGGATAAAAGGCATAGGACCAAAGAAGGCGTTAGAAATAGTAAGACACTCTAAGGATCCACTTGCAAAGTTCCAGAGACAGAGTGATGTAGATCTTTATGCAATAAAGGAGTTCTTTCTGAACCCTCCCGTCACGGATGATTATAAATTGCAATGGAGAGAGCCGGATGAAGAGGGTATTCTAAGGTTCTTGTGCGATGAGCATGACTTCAGTGAAGAAAGAGTGAAAAATGGTTTAGAAAGGCTCAAAAAGGCAGTAAAAGCTGGAAAACAATCTACGCTTGAAAGTTGGTTTATGAAAAGATGA
- a CDS encoding phosphate-starvation-inducible PsiE family protein, with product MRDGIISVLESVFDVIVGILEVIIIGFIGLALYKVLNSLILSNLEVALENFLLVLILLELYELLSLYLKEHHVSMRRVAELGIMAIVRKIMVVKSIEPLTLFGLAAIVLVLGWIYVNLTKGLHGED from the coding sequence ATGAGAGATGGGATAATTTCAGTTTTAGAATCAGTGTTTGATGTGATAGTGGGCATTCTTGAGGTTATTATAATAGGCTTTATAGGGCTAGCTCTTTACAAGGTTCTTAACTCCTTGATATTGAGTAATCTTGAAGTTGCCCTCGAAAACTTTCTCCTAGTCCTAATACTCCTTGAGCTTTATGAGCTCCTATCCCTATATCTTAAAGAGCATCATGTGAGCATGAGAAGAGTTGCTGAGCTGGGAATAATGGCGATAGTTAGAAAGATAATGGTTGTTAAAAGTATAGAACCATTAACGCTATTTGGTCTTGCAGCTATAGTTTTAGTCCTTGGATGGATATATGTTAACTTAACTAAAGGGTTACATGGGGAAGATTAA
- a CDS encoding ABC transporter ATP-binding protein produces MTEPVLKVEHLKKYFPVRGLFRTVGWVKAVDDISFEIYKGETFGLVGESGCGKTTTGRTILRLIEPTSGRILFMGKDVTKLKGEELKWFRRKAQIMFQDPYSSLNPRQTVFQIIMEPVRFHGIQVDDPEEFVVRLLESVGLNEMHLYRYPHEFSGGQRQRIALARLLALKPEFIVLDEPTSALDVSVQANILNTLKELQEKHGFTYLFISHDLGVVKYMSDRIGVMYLGKLVEVGPADRIFENPLHPYTKMLLSAIPIPDPDIAREMKKKRMKVTGEPPSPINPPKGCRFHPRCPFAKAGLCDKEEPPMVEVEKDHYVACWLYAKA; encoded by the coding sequence ATGACCGAGCCTGTACTTAAAGTTGAACATCTGAAGAAGTATTTCCCTGTTAGGGGTCTATTCAGAACCGTTGGATGGGTTAAGGCAGTTGATGACATAAGCTTCGAAATTTACAAGGGAGAAACCTTTGGTCTGGTTGGGGAAAGTGGGTGTGGAAAAACAACAACTGGAAGGACAATACTTAGGCTTATCGAGCCCACTTCAGGCAGGATACTCTTCATGGGAAAGGATGTGACAAAGCTCAAAGGAGAAGAGCTGAAGTGGTTTAGAAGAAAAGCTCAGATAATGTTCCAGGATCCTTATTCTTCACTCAATCCTAGACAAACTGTCTTTCAGATAATAATGGAACCAGTTAGATTTCATGGCATTCAGGTAGATGACCCAGAAGAGTTCGTTGTAAGGTTACTTGAAAGCGTTGGACTTAATGAAATGCACCTCTACCGTTATCCCCATGAATTCTCTGGCGGTCAGAGACAGAGGATAGCTCTAGCCAGGTTACTTGCATTAAAACCTGAGTTCATAGTCCTGGATGAGCCAACATCAGCATTAGATGTCTCTGTCCAGGCTAACATCCTCAACACATTAAAGGAACTTCAAGAGAAGCACGGATTTACATATCTCTTCATAAGCCACGATCTGGGTGTAGTAAAATACATGAGTGACAGGATAGGCGTCATGTACCTAGGTAAGCTAGTTGAGGTTGGGCCAGCTGACAGAATATTCGAAAATCCCTTGCATCCTTACACAAAGATGTTGCTCTCGGCGATTCCAATTCCCGATCCTGACATAGCAAGGGAAATGAAGAAGAAAAGGATGAAAGTTACGGGAGAACCACCAAGTCCAATTAACCCACCAAAAGGCTGTAGATTCCATCCAAGATGTCCATTTGCCAAGGCTGGTCTCTGTGACAAAGAAGAACCTCCCATGGTAGAAGTGGAAAAGGATCACTACGTTGCGTGCTGGCTTTATGCCAAAGCTTAA
- a CDS encoding ABC transporter ATP-binding protein, with protein MPEPILQVRNLTVHFYTYAGIVKAIEKVSFDVYKGETFALVGETGCGKSVTSRALTQLIESPGRIVEGQVLYYRDDGSVVDLLKLSEEEIRKIRGNEIAYIFQDPHASLDPLYTVGYQIAEAMEVHGKIKSIKEGIRRAVDILRSVLIPDPERRVNNYPHELSGGMKQRVVIGIGVSNNPRILIADEPTTALDVTVQAQILELLEKMKKEYKATIILITHNLGVVAETADRVAVMYAGKIVEIGSVDQIFKNPLHPYTQGLLKAVPNPMTKIEKLEAIPGTVPNLITPPGGCRFHPRCPKAMQICKEKVPELKEIEPGHFVACHLY; from the coding sequence GTGCCTGAACCCATACTTCAAGTTAGAAACCTCACCGTTCACTTTTACACTTATGCTGGAATAGTTAAGGCAATAGAGAAAGTATCCTTCGACGTCTACAAGGGTGAAACATTCGCCTTGGTTGGAGAAACAGGCTGTGGGAAAAGTGTTACTTCAAGAGCTTTAACTCAGCTAATAGAAAGTCCTGGGAGAATTGTTGAAGGTCAAGTGCTTTATTATAGGGATGATGGAAGTGTTGTAGATCTACTCAAACTCAGCGAAGAGGAGATCAGGAAGATTAGAGGGAATGAAATAGCCTACATATTCCAGGATCCTCATGCTTCATTAGATCCACTATACACGGTGGGCTATCAAATAGCCGAGGCAATGGAGGTTCATGGAAAGATAAAGAGCATTAAGGAAGGAATAAGGAGGGCAGTTGACATTCTAAGATCAGTTCTAATACCAGACCCTGAAAGGAGAGTAAATAATTACCCCCACGAGCTTTCAGGTGGAATGAAGCAGAGAGTAGTGATAGGAATAGGAGTTTCAAATAATCCAAGAATTTTAATTGCCGATGAGCCAACAACGGCTCTTGATGTTACAGTTCAGGCGCAGATACTGGAGTTGCTTGAAAAAATGAAGAAAGAGTACAAAGCCACTATAATTCTAATCACCCACAACCTTGGTGTCGTTGCTGAAACCGCAGATAGGGTTGCTGTAATGTACGCTGGAAAGATAGTCGAAATAGGTTCTGTGGATCAGATTTTCAAGAATCCCCTTCACCCATACACCCAGGGATTACTGAAGGCTGTTCCGAATCCAATGACCAAGATAGAAAAGCTAGAGGCAATTCCTGGAACGGTGCCGAATCTAATAACACCTCCAGGTGGATGTAGGTTCCATCCAAGGTGTCCAAAGGCCATGCAGATCTGTAAGGAGAAAGTGCCTGAGCTTAAGGAAATCGAGCCTGGACACTTTGTTGCGTGCCACCTATACTGA